Proteins encoded within one genomic window of Comamonas endophytica:
- a CDS encoding ligase-associated DNA damage response exonuclease → MRAEADLIIARPEGLYCPPGDFYIDPWRPVERAVITHAHSDHARYGSAHYLAHQDSAPILRRRLGQDITLQTLAYGEAIEHHGVRLSLHPAGHVLGSAQVRLEHGGRVWVASGDYKLEDDGTCAPFEPVRCDTFITESTFGLPIYRWPTQPELFADINAWWRANAEAGRASVLYAYALGKAQRLQYGVDASIGPIVAHGAVEPINAIYREAGVALPPTFHATDPALDKAMLSRALVIAPPSAGRTSWMRRFPNPSDAFASGWMKLRGTRRRRGVDRGFVVSDHADWPGLQSAILATGAERIFVTHGSVAVMVRWLCEQGLQAQGFTTEYGDHDESDDAAARADAEEAPASE, encoded by the coding sequence ATGCGTGCTGAAGCGGACCTGATCATTGCCCGCCCCGAAGGGCTGTACTGCCCGCCCGGCGATTTCTATATCGACCCCTGGCGGCCCGTGGAGCGCGCGGTCATCACCCATGCGCACAGCGACCATGCGCGCTATGGCAGCGCGCATTACCTCGCGCACCAAGACAGCGCGCCGATCCTGCGCCGGCGCCTGGGCCAGGACATCACGCTGCAGACGCTGGCCTACGGCGAGGCCATAGAGCACCACGGCGTGCGGCTGTCGCTGCATCCGGCGGGCCACGTGCTGGGCTCGGCGCAGGTGCGGCTCGAGCATGGCGGGCGCGTCTGGGTCGCCTCGGGCGACTACAAGCTCGAGGACGACGGCACCTGCGCGCCCTTCGAGCCGGTGCGCTGCGATACCTTCATCACCGAATCCACCTTCGGCCTGCCGATCTACCGCTGGCCCACGCAGCCCGAGCTGTTTGCCGACATCAACGCCTGGTGGCGCGCGAACGCCGAGGCCGGGCGCGCGTCGGTGCTCTATGCCTATGCGCTGGGCAAGGCGCAGCGGCTGCAATATGGCGTCGATGCCTCGATAGGGCCGATCGTCGCGCATGGCGCCGTCGAGCCGATCAACGCGATCTACCGCGAAGCCGGCGTGGCGCTGCCGCCGACCTTCCATGCGACCGATCCGGCGCTGGACAAAGCCATGCTGTCGCGCGCGCTGGTCATTGCCCCGCCTTCGGCCGGGCGCACCAGCTGGATGCGCCGCTTTCCCAACCCCTCGGATGCCTTTGCCAGCGGCTGGATGAAGCTGCGCGGCACGCGCCGCCGCCGCGGCGTGGACCGCGGCTTCGTGGTCTCGGACCATGCCGACTGGCCCGGGCTGCAGTCCGCGATTCTCGCGACCGGCGCCGAACGCATCTTCGTCACCCATGGCAGCGTCGCCGTGATGGTGCGCTGGCTTTGCGAGCAGGGGCTGCAGGCCCAGGGCTTCACCACCGAATATGGCGACCATGACGAATCGGACGATGCCGCGGCGCGCGCCGATGCCGAGGAGGCGCCCGCGTCCGAATGA
- the yjjJ gene encoding type II toxin-antitoxin system HipA family toxin YjjJ — protein MNNLHAQRIEQLLASGPRTSQELCVALAVSQPTMSRVLKSIATDVLKVAIQGAIHYALQDKARAHLVAPVSRVTAEGQLQRLGVLRPVRPEGFVLVAEGGKSGYTDGLPWWLFDMRPQGYLGRAYARRNAAVLRLPERLGDWSDADVIQALQQHGHDLAGNLLVGERAEQMFIDLPAPEPVALQGRARTYVALAASADAGELPGSSAGGEQPKFTAYVQTQGGPAHVIVKFSAREDNAVAERWRDLLLAEHHALETLHAAGVPAARSAIVDSAGQRFLEVVRFDRIGALGRSALLSLAALDAEFVGQGGNWFDSTQALAREGQVLPEAVAQVQLLWAYGVLIGNTDMHAGNLSFTSESGRPYRLAPAYDMTPMAFAPRTGGAMADTLRPARIIAAISGAIWREAHALALRYAERLRGEKRLSPRFAPCVAATAEQLEQAMQRIERIA, from the coding sequence GTGAACAACCTCCATGCCCAACGTATCGAACAGCTGCTGGCTTCCGGTCCTCGCACCAGCCAGGAGCTTTGCGTCGCTCTCGCCGTCAGCCAGCCCACGATGTCCCGTGTGCTCAAAAGCATCGCTACAGACGTCTTGAAAGTCGCTATTCAAGGTGCTATTCACTATGCCTTGCAGGACAAGGCGCGCGCGCATCTCGTTGCCCCGGTTTCCCGGGTGACGGCCGAAGGACAGCTGCAGCGCCTGGGCGTGCTTCGGCCGGTGCGCCCCGAGGGCTTCGTGCTGGTTGCCGAGGGCGGCAAGAGCGGCTATACCGACGGATTGCCCTGGTGGCTGTTCGATATGCGCCCGCAGGGTTATCTGGGCCGTGCGTATGCGCGCAGGAATGCCGCCGTCCTGCGTCTGCCCGAACGGCTGGGCGACTGGAGCGATGCGGATGTGATCCAGGCGCTGCAGCAGCATGGGCATGATCTTGCGGGCAATCTGCTGGTGGGCGAACGCGCCGAGCAGATGTTCATAGACCTGCCCGCGCCCGAGCCCGTGGCGCTGCAGGGCCGGGCGCGCACCTATGTCGCGCTGGCGGCGAGTGCCGATGCTGGTGAGCTGCCCGGTTCCTCGGCAGGCGGGGAGCAGCCCAAGTTCACGGCCTATGTGCAGACGCAGGGCGGTCCGGCCCACGTGATCGTCAAGTTCAGCGCACGTGAGGACAATGCCGTGGCCGAGCGCTGGCGCGATCTGCTGCTGGCCGAGCATCACGCGCTGGAGACACTGCATGCAGCCGGCGTGCCCGCGGCGCGCAGTGCGATAGTGGACAGCGCCGGTCAGCGCTTTCTCGAAGTGGTGCGCTTCGACCGCATTGGCGCGCTGGGCCGGTCGGCGCTGCTGTCCCTGGCCGCGCTCGATGCCGAGTTCGTCGGCCAGGGCGGCAACTGGTTCGACAGCACCCAGGCACTGGCGCGCGAGGGCCAGGTGCTGCCCGAGGCCGTGGCGCAGGTCCAGCTGCTGTGGGCCTATGGGGTGCTCATCGGCAACACCGACATGCATGCGGGCAATCTGTCGTTCACCTCGGAAAGTGGCCGGCCCTACAGACTGGCACCGGCCTATGACATGACGCCCATGGCATTTGCGCCGCGTACTGGCGGTGCCATGGCCGATACGCTGCGTCCCGCTCGCATCATTGCCGCGATCAGCGGGGCCATATGGCGCGAAGCGCACGCGCTGGCGCTGCGCTATGCCGAGCGCCTGCGCGGCGAAAAGCGCCTGAGCCCGCGCTTCGCACCTTGCGTCGCGGCCACTGCCGAGCAGCTGGAACAGGCCATGCAGCGGATCGAGCGCATCGCCTGA
- a CDS encoding lactonase family protein, producing the protein MKHIALIVAAACSLAAQAGTFAYVSNAEDGTISSYRIDRAQGRLQPLATTEAGPLVMPLAQSPDGRHLYASLYAQPHAVVSYRIDGTSGALDRVATTGLPQNMPHIATDRSGRYLLAASYDGDQISVSPIGPGGVVQGEPLELHKTGRHAHSIVVDPSNRFAYVALLGADRVLQLAFDERNGALTPIGTGFVQAEQGTGPRHIAPAPNGRFLYVLNELSGGVSTYAIDRGTGALRLLGSAANEPALLQQLPKGMIRAGGPVDDTPRIWAADIKVSPDGRFVYATERTTSTVSWYRANPLSGELIYSGYLQVEKQPRGIAIDPRGRWLVVTGEKSPEVGLYAIDFETGALRRADSAPAGKGANWVEIVDTD; encoded by the coding sequence ATGAAACACATTGCCTTGATAGTGGCAGCAGCGTGCAGCCTCGCGGCGCAGGCGGGAACCTTTGCCTATGTCTCCAATGCCGAGGACGGCACCATCTCCAGCTACCGCATCGACCGCGCCCAGGGCAGGCTGCAGCCCCTGGCGACGACCGAGGCTGGGCCGCTGGTGATGCCGCTGGCGCAAAGCCCCGATGGGCGCCATCTCTATGCCAGCCTCTACGCGCAGCCCCATGCGGTGGTCAGCTATCGCATCGACGGCACGAGCGGCGCGCTCGATCGTGTGGCGACCACCGGGCTGCCGCAGAACATGCCCCATATCGCCACCGACCGCAGCGGGCGCTACCTGCTGGCGGCCTCCTATGACGGCGACCAGATCAGCGTGAGCCCCATCGGCCCGGGTGGCGTGGTCCAGGGTGAGCCGCTGGAGCTGCACAAGACCGGCCGACACGCACATTCCATCGTCGTCGATCCCAGCAATCGCTTTGCCTACGTGGCCCTGTTGGGCGCGGACCGGGTGCTGCAACTGGCCTTCGATGAGCGCAACGGCGCGCTGACCCCCATTGGCACGGGCTTTGTCCAGGCAGAGCAGGGAACGGGTCCGCGGCATATCGCGCCGGCGCCCAACGGCCGTTTTCTCTATGTGCTCAATGAGCTGTCCGGCGGCGTGAGCACCTATGCCATCGACCGCGGCACCGGGGCGCTGCGCCTGCTGGGATCGGCAGCCAATGAGCCAGCGCTGCTCCAGCAGCTGCCAAAGGGCATGATCCGCGCGGGTGGGCCAGTCGATGACACACCGCGCATCTGGGCCGCGGATATCAAGGTCTCGCCCGATGGCCGCTTTGTCTATGCCACGGAGCGCACCACCAGCACCGTGAGTTGGTACCGCGCCAATCCCCTATCCGGCGAGCTCATTTACAGCGGGTATTTACAAGTGGAAAAGCAGCCGCGCGGCATTGCCATCGATCCGCGCGGGCGCTGGCTGGTCGTCACGGGCGAGAAAAGCCCTGAGGTCGGGCTCTATGCGATCGACTTCGAGACGGGTGCGCTGCGGCGCGCTGATTCGGCGCCTGCCGGAAAGGGCGCCAACTGGGTGGAAATCGTGGACACTGACTGA
- a CDS encoding NAD(P)-dependent alcohol dehydrogenase, which translates to MTLAHAYAAQSATTPLAPFTFERRAPQQRDVAIDILHCGVCHSDLHTARSEWGPAKYPCVPGHEIVGRVRAIGNGVSKFKVGDIVGVGCMVDSCQRCQPCADGLEQYCDNGFTGTYDSPEQVSRENTLGGYSDHIVVHEKFVLRVSHAEAELAAVAPLLCAGITTYSPLRQWKVGPGQKVGIVGLGGLGHMGVKIAAAMGAHVVLFTTSPGKTEDALRLGAKEVVVSRDPAQMAAHANSFDFILNTVAASHDLDPFLALLKLDGTMTLVGAPATPHPMPSVFSLIMKRRRLAGSLIGGIAETQEMLDFCARHGIVSDIEVIAMSQINEAYERMLRSDVKYRFVVDMSTLAQSVAA; encoded by the coding sequence ATGACCCTTGCCCACGCCTATGCCGCCCAGTCCGCCACCACGCCGCTGGCGCCCTTCACCTTCGAACGGCGCGCGCCGCAGCAGCGCGACGTGGCCATCGACATCCTGCACTGCGGCGTCTGCCACTCCGACCTGCACACGGCGCGCAGCGAATGGGGCCCGGCCAAGTACCCTTGCGTTCCCGGCCACGAGATCGTCGGCCGCGTGCGCGCCATCGGCAATGGCGTCTCCAAGTTCAAGGTGGGCGACATCGTCGGCGTGGGCTGCATGGTCGACAGCTGCCAGCGCTGCCAGCCCTGCGCCGACGGCCTGGAGCAGTACTGCGACAACGGCTTCACCGGCACCTACGACAGCCCGGAGCAGGTGTCGCGCGAGAACACGCTGGGCGGCTATTCCGACCACATCGTGGTGCACGAGAAGTTCGTGCTGCGGGTGTCGCATGCCGAAGCAGAGCTGGCGGCCGTGGCGCCGCTGCTGTGCGCGGGCATCACCACCTATTCGCCGCTGCGCCAGTGGAAGGTCGGCCCGGGCCAGAAGGTCGGCATCGTCGGCCTGGGCGGGCTGGGCCACATGGGCGTGAAGATCGCCGCCGCCATGGGCGCGCATGTGGTGCTGTTCACCACCTCGCCCGGCAAGACCGAGGACGCACTGCGCCTGGGCGCCAAGGAAGTGGTGGTGTCCAGGGACCCGGCGCAGATGGCGGCGCACGCCAACAGCTTCGATTTCATCCTGAACACCGTCGCGGCCTCGCATGACCTCGACCCATTCCTCGCGCTGCTCAAGCTCGACGGCACCATGACACTGGTCGGCGCACCCGCCACGCCGCATCCCATGCCCTCGGTCTTCAGCCTGATCATGAAGCGCCGCCGCCTGGCCGGCTCGCTGATCGGCGGCATTGCCGAGACGCAGGAGATGCTCGACTTCTGCGCGCGCCACGGCATCGTCTCGGACATCGAGGTGATTGCCATGTCGCAGATCAACGAAGCCTATGAGCGCATGCTCAGGAGCGATGTGAAGTACCGTTTCGTGGTGGATATGTCCACCCTCGCGCAGAGCGTGGCAGCCTGA
- a CDS encoding OPT family oligopeptide transporter, producing MTNTQPLREFTLRGVVLGALITLAFTAANVYLGLKVGLTFASAIPAAVISMALLYRFKDSNILENNMVQTQASAAGTLSSVIFVLPGLLMLGLWSGFPFWQTALLCAAGGTLGVLFTVPLRRVMVVQSPHLPYPEGLAAAEVLRVGDAQRHQEEDAPSSSGLRELAWGTGLAALFGLFGSGFRVLGDAVNVWIPAGSVAFRFAAGFSPALLAAGYLMGAAAGAAVLLGLVLCWGLVVPWLTAQATPEAGQAVSALALQLWSGKARFLGAGVIGVAALWTVATLARPILQAMRNQPARRADAPAASDETDRDMPRRWMLLIGLAALGVLFAVVDYFIAQHMPGLSAAARHGLSALCVVFAAVFGFLVAAACGYMAGLVGSSASPISGIGIIATILMGLSLLALHALAPAYADSVSGQLGVALVLFMVSSVLAMAAISNDNLQDLKTGYLVGATPWRQQAVLIIGVLVGALVIPPVLDLLYNAYGFAGAMPREGMDAAQALAALQATLMTQIANGIFTGGLDWTMLGLGMALGVLVILADVALRRAGKGALPPLAVGLGIYLPPTIGMTLALGALLGWLVQRAIQRHGARHGKAWIDTASERGLLLASGLIVGESLTGLLIAALIGFSGRDAPLALVEQGFTPAMWLGMGCFAALFAFFYRRVLRK from the coding sequence ATGACAAACACCCAACCCCTGCGCGAGTTCACGCTGCGCGGTGTGGTGCTCGGGGCGCTGATCACCCTGGCCTTCACCGCTGCGAATGTCTACCTCGGCCTGAAGGTCGGGCTGACCTTCGCCTCGGCCATTCCGGCCGCCGTCATTTCCATGGCGCTGCTGTACCGCTTCAAGGACTCCAACATCCTGGAGAACAACATGGTGCAGACGCAGGCCTCGGCGGCCGGCACGCTGTCCTCGGTGATCTTCGTGCTGCCGGGCCTGCTGATGCTGGGGCTGTGGAGCGGGTTTCCGTTCTGGCAGACGGCGCTGCTCTGCGCGGCGGGCGGCACGCTGGGCGTGCTGTTCACCGTGCCGCTGCGCCGCGTGATGGTCGTGCAGTCGCCGCACCTGCCATACCCCGAGGGCCTGGCGGCCGCCGAGGTGCTGCGCGTGGGCGATGCGCAGCGCCACCAGGAGGAGGACGCGCCCAGCAGCAGCGGCCTGCGCGAATTGGCCTGGGGCACGGGGCTGGCGGCACTGTTCGGGCTGTTCGGCAGCGGTTTTCGTGTGCTGGGCGATGCGGTCAACGTATGGATACCCGCGGGCAGCGTGGCCTTTCGCTTTGCCGCGGGCTTCTCGCCGGCGCTGCTGGCTGCGGGCTATCTGATGGGCGCAGCGGCGGGCGCGGCGGTGCTGCTGGGCCTGGTGCTGTGCTGGGGCCTGGTGGTGCCATGGCTGACGGCGCAGGCCACGCCCGAGGCGGGCCAGGCGGTATCGGCCCTGGCCCTGCAGCTGTGGAGCGGCAAGGCACGCTTCCTGGGCGCGGGCGTCATTGGCGTTGCCGCGCTGTGGACCGTGGCCACGCTGGCCCGGCCGATCCTGCAGGCGATGCGCAACCAGCCGGCCCGGCGCGCCGACGCGCCGGCAGCCTCCGATGAAACCGACCGCGACATGCCGCGCCGCTGGATGCTGCTGATCGGCCTGGCGGCGCTGGGCGTGCTGTTTGCCGTGGTGGACTACTTCATCGCCCAGCACATGCCCGGGCTGTCGGCCGCGGCGCGCCATGGCCTGTCGGCGCTGTGCGTGGTGTTTGCTGCGGTGTTCGGCTTCCTGGTGGCCGCGGCCTGCGGCTACATGGCGGGGCTGGTGGGCTCCTCGGCCAGCCCGATCTCGGGCATCGGCATCATCGCCACCATCCTGATGGGCCTGTCGCTGTTGGCGCTGCATGCGCTGGCGCCGGCCTATGCGGACAGCGTTTCGGGCCAGCTGGGCGTGGCGCTGGTGCTGTTCATGGTGTCGTCGGTGCTGGCGATGGCGGCGATCTCCAACGACAACCTGCAGGACCTGAAGACCGGCTATCTCGTCGGCGCGACCCCCTGGCGGCAGCAGGCGGTGCTGATCATCGGCGTGCTGGTCGGGGCATTGGTCATCCCGCCGGTGCTCGATCTGCTCTACAACGCCTATGGCTTTGCCGGCGCCATGCCGCGCGAGGGCATGGATGCAGCACAGGCGCTGGCCGCGCTTCAGGCGACGCTGATGACGCAGATCGCCAACGGCATCTTCACCGGTGGCCTCGACTGGACCATGCTGGGGCTAGGCATGGCGCTCGGGGTGCTGGTCATCCTCGCCGACGTGGCGTTGCGCCGCGCGGGCAAGGGCGCGCTGCCGCCGCTGGCCGTGGGGCTGGGCATCTACCTGCCGCCGACCATCGGCATGACGCTGGCGCTGGGCGCGCTGCTGGGCTGGCTGGTGCAGCGTGCCATCCAGCGCCACGGTGCGCGCCACGGCAAGGCGTGGATCGACACGGCCAGCGAGCGCGGACTGCTGCTGGCTTCGGGGCTCATCGTGGGCGAGAGCCTGACCGGCCTGCTGATCGCCGCGCTGATCGGTTTCAGCGGCAGGGATGCGCCGCTGGCGCTGGTGGAGCAGGGCTTCACGCCCGCCATGTGGCTGGGGATGGGCTGCTTTGCGGCGCTGTTCGCATTCTTCTACCGGCGCGTGCTGCGCAAATGA
- the ftrA gene encoding transcriptional regulator FtrA: protein MTAIDEITPTAVSTHGPLVVAPVYDGLCTFEFSIVAEIFGLTRPEMGPGWYRFASAAVEPGVLRAHGGLRVMADGQADLLEHADLIVMAGWKGPQVPVPEELAQRLRMAWERGARLASICSGAFVLAATGLLDGRRAATHWRYAEALRSRHPAIEVDAEVLYAEEDRILTSAGSAAGMDLMLHIVRSDYGVAAANSVARRLVMPPHRSGGQAQFIERPVQPHRWSRLSDLLEQIRTDLQAHWTVDRMAEIVLMSPRTFLRRFIAATGLPPGQWLNAERVAQAQRLLESSSMPLDDIGMQVGFGSAQALRHHFKSRLGLTPRAYRGMFGAALANTGMASVRRER, encoded by the coding sequence ATGACAGCCATCGATGAAATCACGCCAACTGCGGTTTCCACCCATGGACCTCTGGTCGTGGCGCCGGTCTATGACGGCCTGTGTACTTTCGAGTTCTCCATCGTGGCCGAAATCTTCGGGTTGACACGTCCGGAGATGGGTCCTGGCTGGTATCGCTTTGCCAGTGCTGCCGTCGAGCCTGGCGTCTTGCGCGCGCACGGCGGCCTGCGCGTCATGGCCGACGGACAAGCCGATCTGTTGGAGCATGCGGACCTGATCGTCATGGCCGGGTGGAAGGGGCCGCAAGTTCCAGTACCCGAGGAGTTGGCGCAGCGCCTGCGCATGGCCTGGGAACGTGGCGCCCGTCTGGCGTCCATTTGCTCCGGCGCCTTCGTCCTTGCCGCCACCGGGCTGCTGGATGGCCGTCGGGCCGCCACGCACTGGCGCTATGCCGAGGCACTGCGCAGTCGGCATCCGGCCATCGAGGTCGATGCCGAAGTGCTCTATGCCGAGGAAGACCGCATTCTGACTTCGGCAGGAAGCGCTGCCGGCATGGATCTGATGCTGCACATCGTGCGCAGCGACTATGGCGTGGCAGCCGCCAACAGCGTGGCCCGGCGTCTGGTGATGCCACCTCACCGCAGCGGTGGTCAAGCACAGTTCATCGAACGCCCCGTGCAGCCGCATCGATGGAGCCGGCTCTCCGACTTGCTGGAGCAGATCCGGACGGATCTCCAAGCCCACTGGACAGTTGACCGCATGGCGGAAATCGTGCTCATGAGCCCAAGGACATTCCTTCGCCGCTTCATCGCAGCAACAGGTCTGCCTCCAGGGCAATGGCTCAACGCCGAACGCGTGGCGCAAGCACAGCGGCTCCTTGAAAGCAGTTCGATGCCGTTGGACGACATTGGCATGCAAGTGGGGTTCGGCAGTGCGCAGGCATTGAGGCATCACTTCAAATCCAGGCTGGGCCTTACGCCCAGGGCCTACCGTGGCATGTTCGGCGCTGCGCTGGCAAACACAGGAATGGCGTCGGTCCGCCGGGAGCGGTGA
- a CDS encoding rhodanese-like domain-containing protein, producing the protein MSTKPTEVTAIPAAPPAVAEAHFAAEFSFETDCWDVHDGLRKGPDFVLLDVRSPTLFAMGHIPGAINLPHGKIVESKLMDWPKQTLFVTYCAGPHCNGAARGALRLARLGRPVKMMAGGVSGWLDEGFELDRTMAEVPSV; encoded by the coding sequence ATGTCGACCAAACCCACTGAAGTCACCGCAATTCCTGCCGCGCCGCCTGCCGTCGCAGAAGCCCATTTCGCCGCAGAATTCAGTTTTGAAACCGATTGCTGGGATGTCCATGACGGACTGCGGAAGGGGCCCGATTTCGTGCTGCTCGACGTCCGGTCTCCGACGCTATTCGCCATGGGACATATTCCAGGAGCCATCAATCTGCCCCACGGCAAGATCGTCGAGAGCAAATTGATGGATTGGCCCAAGCAAACGCTTTTTGTCACTTACTGCGCTGGACCTCATTGCAACGGGGCAGCCCGTGGAGCCTTGCGTTTGGCGCGCCTGGGGCGGCCGGTGAAGATGATGGCTGGTGGTGTCAGCGGATGGTTGGATGAGGGTTTTGAACTGGATAGAACAATGGCTGAAGTGCCTTCTGTCTGA
- a CDS encoding GGDEF domain-containing protein, translating into MVASILVGMLCAHLLFFAAMFLLISTRLHGRKLGMDFFALGNLLLGLAYVLQLAEGGPAWSLMSVVNHTLTIASPLAYACGAMRFFGYGGALVRPLTAFALAYAAAQVLVQWSLGPVARYAMLAGVSALLFLVMGIAVVRGARSFARDLQREMVFFALLIGGICVLNALKFLRIVDGGLEALHMDSRFQLVFYVYMCSLTTVLPPSIVWLVLRRLTDELRQMAACDPMTQLLNRRGLAQALELHFSAPGAAPVCLLLIDVDHFKRINDTHGHHAGDAVLCQVAQVLRGAMRQGDLTGRIGGEEFVAICSDTDAAGTARLAERLRAEIENQAIEVVGCAAVLRVTATIGVSQQFGSAQALDGALQEADVALYRGKAGGRNRVEWSHARSLEMQGAAV; encoded by the coding sequence ATGGTTGCATCCATTCTTGTTGGCATGCTGTGTGCCCATCTGCTGTTCTTCGCGGCGATGTTCCTGCTCATCAGCACCAGGCTGCACGGCAGGAAGCTGGGGATGGATTTCTTTGCCCTGGGCAACCTGCTGCTGGGCCTGGCCTATGTGCTGCAGCTCGCCGAAGGCGGCCCTGCCTGGAGCCTCATGAGCGTGGTCAATCACACGCTCACCATCGCCTCGCCCCTGGCCTATGCCTGCGGAGCCATGCGCTTCTTCGGGTATGGCGGAGCACTGGTACGCCCGCTGACGGCATTTGCCCTGGCCTATGCCGCCGCGCAGGTCCTGGTGCAGTGGAGCCTGGGGCCGGTGGCGCGCTATGCCATGCTGGCCGGCGTGTCGGCGCTGCTGTTCCTGGTCATGGGCATCGCGGTCGTCCGGGGCGCGCGCAGCTTTGCGCGGGACCTGCAGCGCGAGATGGTCTTCTTCGCGCTGCTGATCGGCGGCATCTGCGTGCTCAACGCGCTCAAGTTCCTGCGCATCGTCGATGGCGGGCTGGAAGCGCTGCACATGGACAGCCGCTTCCAGCTGGTGTTCTACGTCTACATGTGCTCCCTCACCACCGTGCTGCCGCCCTCGATCGTCTGGCTGGTGCTGCGCCGCCTGACGGACGAGCTGCGCCAGATGGCGGCCTGCGACCCCATGACGCAACTGCTCAACCGGCGCGGGCTGGCGCAGGCGCTCGAGTTGCATTTCAGCGCCCCCGGTGCGGCTCCCGTATGCCTGCTGCTGATCGATGTCGACCATTTCAAGCGCATCAACGACACCCATGGCCACCACGCCGGCGATGCCGTGCTGTGCCAGGTGGCGCAGGTGTTGCGCGGCGCGATGCGGCAGGGTGACTTGACGGGCCGCATCGGCGGAGAGGAGTTCGTCGCCATCTGCAGCGACACCGACGCCGCCGGCACGGCGCGGCTCGCGGAGCGTTTGCGTGCGGAGATCGAAAACCAGGCGATCGAAGTCGTCGGCTGCGCCGCCGTGCTGCGCGTCACCGCCACGATCGGGGTTTCGCAGCAGTTCGGCAGCGCCCAGGCCCTGGACGGCGCGCTGCAGGAAGCCGATGTGGCCCTCTACCGCGGCAAGGCCGGCGGGCGCAACCGCGTGGAGTGGTCGCACGCTCGAAGCCTGGAAATGCAGGGAGCTGCCGTCTGA
- a CDS encoding alpha/beta fold hydrolase codes for MNNRPISRRDAVLTLLLGPCLGAAACAAAGESTLFGVEIQGSGPDVLLLPGLASSPEVWSSLAARLTVRHRVHLIHVAGFAGRARVPGAAPLAAHLATALAGYIARNGLSCPAVVGHSFGGAVALMLGARQPQAVGRLVVVDALPFYSLLFDPAATAQSAEPGARAGRETLLAATDAQRAAIQESGAARLSLGADSRAAISRWGRQSDVRTVADAMYELATTDLRPELPRIGAPTTVIYAHHPSYGPAEQVDAAFAAAYAGLAQVRLVRIDGSRHFVMLDQPEAFNERVLRALR; via the coding sequence ATGAACAACCGTCCCATTTCGCGCCGCGATGCCGTCCTCACCCTGCTGCTGGGGCCTTGCCTGGGCGCAGCGGCCTGTGCGGCCGCTGGCGAAAGCACGCTTTTCGGTGTGGAAATCCAGGGCAGCGGCCCCGACGTCCTGCTGCTTCCCGGCCTGGCTTCCAGCCCCGAAGTCTGGTCCTCGCTGGCGGCGCGGTTGACGGTGCGCCACCGCGTGCATCTGATCCACGTCGCGGGCTTTGCCGGCCGCGCGCGGGTGCCCGGCGCCGCGCCGCTGGCCGCCCATCTGGCCACCGCGCTGGCTGGCTACATCGCACGCAATGGACTGTCCTGCCCGGCGGTGGTGGGCCATTCCTTTGGCGGCGCGGTGGCCTTGATGCTGGGTGCGCGGCAGCCGCAAGCCGTCGGCCGGCTGGTGGTGGTCGATGCGCTGCCTTTCTACAGTCTGCTGTTCGACCCGGCGGCAACGGCCCAAAGCGCGGAGCCTGGTGCCCGCGCGGGGCGCGAGACGTTGCTGGCGGCCACCGATGCGCAGCGCGCGGCGATCCAGGAGTCGGGCGCCGCGCGCCTGTCCTTGGGCGCCGACAGCCGCGCGGCCATCAGCCGCTGGGGCCGCCAATCCGATGTCAGGACCGTGGCCGACGCCATGTATGAGCTGGCCACCACCGACCTGCGCCCCGAGCTGCCGCGCATTGGGGCACCGACCACCGTCATCTATGCCCACCACCCCTCCTATGGTCCGGCGGAGCAGGTCGATGCGGCATTTGCCGCGGCCTATGCGGGGCTGGCCCAGGTGCGCCTGGTGCGGATCGACGGAAGCCGGCATTTCGTGATGCTCGACCAACCAGAGGCATTCAACGAGAGGGTGCTCCGTGCGCTGCGTTGA